atatttatatcctaaaacaattgtcttttaggacactaaactccaacaactAGGGCCTAAATGGGGACCGGCAATATTGAAGGCTTGAAGTGGAAAACTATAAACGAACAGGCTCAAGTTCTCATACTCGCTTATTTCTCCATGTCTCACTATTTAGTAATTTAGGGGAATGTTAGGATTTTGCAGAAAGAAAAGTGAGATGAAGATGGAGAAACTTGAGTTATAGATGGTGGAAAAAAATTAGGGGGCgcttggtattctattgggatagggataaggataaaggttgggataaggataaggataaatggttgggataaggataaaaatatgatagtcgagaattattattcaatgtttggtatgtgggatatggatagagataaaataatacattttactattttaaccttatttaaactacgtaacattaatttgagggttaAGATGGACTTTTTCATTCTATTAAAATCGCAAGAGCTTATCCCActtccttataccaccccctcaTGGATATAGGATTTAAGGGGTAAGACTCATATCCCTCTTTTATCTCCCTAACCTATCTCTAAAACAAACATGAGATAACTCATCTCAGTTTTTGTATCCATATTCATGTGTCTTTATCCCTACTAACAAACACCCCATCAGGGTTTTTAGAGTGTCTTTTATACCACAATTTGAGCAGTATTATTTTGGATACTTTTTGCTCCGGCTGCGAAAGTTagaaaattttagatttttctttaattacaaCAATGACAGTGTAATTTAATAAGTGTCATCTGAAAATgatagatatttttttttgtcaaaattagGTTTTATGGGATGAAAGACACGTGCCATTGTAAAGCTACATGTAATTTGAGGTACTTTTCACTTAAGCTTTTAGATGAAAGAAATTTAATACAGTGTCATGAAAAACATTTAGATGGCACGAAAATAAATGTCTGTCATATatattgtgtcatgtgaaagagAAAATGTTGTAGTGTGAAATACAATTAAACCCTAACCTAAGTATTAATTTTCGGCCACCCCTCTTTTGCTAAAAGAGAATTTCAGCCAACACCATACACACCTCACCCGTATTGTTTCATTCTTGTTTCGTTCTTCGGgtagcaccggttctagctcgATAGTTGTTTGTGTACCTGACTATGGAGATAGAcgaccttgtggattcttcagccaactctagaagagacagaccaggtatgtttatatccttaaaatGATCAAAAcgattttattcaatcaatggttaacggactaAGATTAAACaaaagagattataaataaattttaaaccgcaattccgtaGCGCTACAATTGATTAACTAATTATAATCCCTAACATGAAGCACCTTTTTAACTGTGTGGGCAGCTCCAAAATATCCTCCTGCCTCTCGAGAGTGACAGTAGTCAAGGATGGAGTGGATGCCATTTTATTTCTATCTCTCCAtccattaccaaaaaaaaaaaaagattcttTAAGAGCCTTAGGACCCAAAAGTGCAtgataaatatgatattataGTCCCGATATATACTGAAATTCCATAGTGATTCAATTTTGAGTGTTAATAAATATTGGAACTTTgtaatatttgattgattacAATATGTATATTCCATTTATTAGAAAATTTCCCAGGGAATTCATTAAAGGAATGTTTTCAATACAAATAGTTTGTTGCATATCTCTataatttttccaaattaaacATACAAATACATATAATTCAGAAGAATATGTAAGTGATTTGATTACTTATGAAAATTAGCCCAACTTAGAATATGAATCATTAAATAAAACTAGTCTCGGACCCGTGCTTTGCACGggttttttatttgattttgtcACCATTTTATAGATATTTAGAGCTCAcgtattaaatttttattgaatatataattattaaaatttattgtaATAGTTTTTTAatgaacaaaaatttatataattatttagagtTCACGTATTAAAGATAAggaaccttataatgtgtttttcaaaatatggagactaaacagtgttaggtaaaaatgaggtgactaataaattatttatcattGGCAATGTTAGAATAAGTTATATCTATAGTCAGTGGAGAACTTCTACAGTGGACCGGGTGCAATGGACCTAACTCAGTGAATTTTATCCCTACTTATATTAGGGCCACTAACATAAAAAAGTAACGTAAAAATCAAATGACTTTACACTTTCTAATGTTATGAccactaaattttaattaacgTCTACTTTAATAGCCATAATATTAGAAAGTACAAAATTAAAtggtttttatattatattttgaaatttattggTGAAAAATTTAATTGAGGTAAAGTTAAATGGCCATGAATGTAATCTACCGTCAATCTTAATACGTTAGTTTGTgagattttaaagaaaaatgttAGTCAGTTCTATGTGGACATGCTTTTTCAAATAAAGCTCACAATATACGTTTAATAACTCTTTTTAAATAATTGTACTATTTCATCAATTGCACCTTACTAAGGCAATATATGTCAGTATCAAATGTTATCTTGTCTCAGAATACATGTTATATGAGTTGGAAATACTTTCCAGCTTGAATAATTTAAGCATTTAGAAAACCAATCAAATTACCTTGCTTGTTCTTTTTGCTTGGATGGACACATGAATTTCTTCTCAAATGTGATTATAAACCTTATATTTCATGGACCATGACTAAGAGATGGAAAAGCAAATGCAGATGAGAATTGAATTATTAGCTAAGAAAGATAAACTCTGAATTCATATGCAAATTAAAGGTGATGATAAACTCTCAATTCATAATTGAATTATTTGCTTGGATGTTTAGTTGTTTGGCCAAAAAAATGGTCCTAACAGTTGGTGTTGGTGTTTCAGGAGGTTGTGAGGAttacagaaaatgtaaaaaaagttGGTGTTGGCCAAACAATACTCGAATTCTGAAGACTTGAGACAAATGTAAAACCGAGAAAAatcaatttacaaaaaaaaaaaaaaaaaaaaacacaaatgcATAAGAAATAAAGACTTGAAACCAATGTAAAATGGAGTAAAAATCAAGTGAACCATGAAAATAACTCATAACATTAAAAAAagatataattatttaatggTAAATGTATTTATGCAACTATATATAAACATCATGGTTGAACCGAAGTACAACCATGCCATGTTAGAGAAACAACTCCTGATAGCATATAGGTGAAATAGATTTACCAAAAATCAAAGAGAAGACAAAAGATAAATGGAACTGACCATTTTTGCAAGTGGAAGCCCTATAGAGACCGTATGCAATCAAGAGCATAGTCACTAACGAATTCATTAATGGTGGAGAGCTCTTATTATAAATCTAATCTAAGAAAGATAAAAACACAATGAAACAAAAGGATGAGGAGcccaaaaaagataattaaaagTCTAGGACCAAAATAATTCTGTAAACAATTTCATTGGAACAATTGAGCATTAACAAATTTGCAATTTGGATTATCTAataccaaaaccaattccaaCATTAGCATTGGCGACAAAACTGAAGCCTTCTCTAGCCATTCTATTCCGTTGATCAGCAGCAGCCAAGCCAAGCCAAATGGCCCACTTGCAACAATTGCAACCCTTTTACTGCAAGTGAAGTCATGTGGTAGAATCAATACCTTGAGCCGAGCAGAAAATAAAAAGCATTAGGAAATTATCAAAAAGAgatgatgaaaaaaaaaacaaaatccaaTCGGAAAACCATGAATCTCCATTTTCCGATTTTCGAAATCAAGTTATTTAAAAACACAAATTAGAAGGATTTCTGAAATACTAATTTGAGGAAACAAAACCAAATGTTTATCCCATAGACCCTTTATTCGAGGATGATAACATAGACTAGGAACTGAATCTTCACATTATAATCAGAAAGAACTCCCCTGCAAAACTGGAGCAGAATTAGAATTATCATCATAATTATCTAGCCTTTACAAAAACATGGACATTGCAACTCCATAAACAAATTTGGAACAATGATACATGAGAAATTCACTCACCAACCATATGAATCATAAGAGATGAGAAAACCCTGACAAATTGCATGAAAACCAGGATGAACACATAATCGCATGATGAATGCAAAATTGAAGAACGAACCGAAAGTGAGGATGAATACATAATCGCAGGATGAACACAAAATTGAACAACCAATTGAAAGTGAATGGAGATAGGAAAATTATCCCGTGTAGTTGTGGACATAAAGTAGAACGTGTGGGATAGAAACCGCTAGGCATATCATGGGAAGAAGAAACCGAATGGGAAGGAGAAACCGTACATGTGAGAAGAAGAACTCTATGAGAAATGGAAATTTGAAAAAAGAATCTAATATAAAGACACGTCAGCAGTTAATACTCTAACTGAATGACACATCAGCATTGTTTCTACAGAATTAGAATATAGTATAGATAGTATAGATGTCTATATATTAAACTGATCATAAGAATACCTATTACAATACCTATTATTTCTAACTTTTATATCTCTAGCATGACCACTTGATTAAATATGGAGGAAGCGGAATAAATAACTGATATTACTCGAAGTTTCTTTccagttttgatttttttttttttttgctttatttcttattttaacattccatttcatttttttaattttatttcaactatttaaatagaaataaatattagaaataaatattaatataaaaaaattaaaaaaagaaataaatattaataaataagaaatcaaTATTAGATAGAAATATTCAAATTATAaagatattttaatattttaatattaatagaatTTATTAGAAATAGAATCAAatagaatttcaatttaataGAAATAGAAtttaaacttaatttatttattttttaaaataattaacttatttgttttatgttattttgAATATTCTATGTCATCTTAGAATGTTTTTTGTGAGTTTTTGCTATTTTGAATTAATACTTTGTAAGTAAAATTGTAAGCGAGACGAGTTTTAGCCTACTTATACATGGCTCGTTAGAAAACTGACGAATTCATGCTTAATATTTTGTTCGTGAGCTGATCATGAGTTGTTCGTGAATTTATTAACGAGTTTTTCTCACGAGCAGCTCGATAATCCAGTTCATGACGCTcacgaacaactcattaatatgtttattaattatattgatttgaattttttaaacacaaaactaaatagttttgaaatctacaaaactaaagtttACATAAAACTACgtttgttttacattttttcctttatagaaatattatcattaaaagaATAATCAAATCAAGCTTACTCACGAACATGATGATCGAGCTTGCTCATGAGCTTGTTTATAAACCTATAATCGagtctgctcgcgagctttcgagtcgAGTTTCGACTCAAGCTcgttcgtttataaatcgaaccGAATATGATCGagattttatcaaaccaaacacCGAATGGCTCagctcatttacaaccctattTTCAGATATATTATTTGGAGACCATTTAGCTTTATTTCCTCTAAGAAAACTCTATATATTCTTCTGCTATTAATTAGTACAATAATATTTGTATTAATTGCTAAACAAATTATTCGTATTTGATATGTGCTAAATGATGTCACATGTATGACGTCAGTACCATCCTTATTACGGCACAAGTCCAAAGTAATGAAGGTCCAAAACGACATCTATGATGGCCTGTGACCCACTTCAGCAGTCCAGATGTGTCCATAGTGGTTCAAGCCCAATGAAAAGCAGGCCAACGTGGGTAACAGGATTCAGACCTCCAGACACAAAGAAATCTTCTGGAATCCAATGCAACAAAGGATTCAGACTCCTTAAGGGATTATGAATCCTAGTTCCATAAGGATTCCTAAGGAGGTGACAACCTTAAACCTAATTGAACACTATAAATAGACAGGTATAGACACAAGGTTCGATACTTTAACTACTGTGCGATACTTTAACTACTATTTCAAACTAGTTCATACCCTTCCATTCGATCCTAATCATAaactgacttaagcatcagagcgGGTTTGCTGGACTCTGACTCCATCTAACCTGCACACTATTTCGTAGGATCATCATCATCACGGTCTGGACACGTAAGCCAAATCAGGTACAAAGTTAAGAGTATTgaagtttttaaaatatttttagaaGTTGATTACGACAAACTCGACCTAGGCCAACCCACATGGACTAATATAAAAGACCAAGCCCATCTTCGACCCAGTTTACTTGTGCCCGCTCGCTTGGCGCTCTTTCTTAGTGTTTGTcctttctttttcaaatttcataGTAACGGAAGCGGACCAATCCTTTCCGTCGCCACACCTGGATTTTCCTTCTCTGCATTCTCGGCTCTCTCGCTTCGCCATTAATGTATGTTTAAGAAGAGATCGcgaattttttattagtaacgATAGTATTCTCGTTCATTTGATTACTTAATTTTGGTTACTACATAATTTGacctttttattttcatgtttcgTCTTCTAATTTGTAGCAAGGAGCAACGAATTTCCATAAAGCTTCACAAAAAATTCATGTGTATCATATTCAATTTTCCTTTCTCTGGAAACGTTATCGTGGCTTATGCTAACACCATTACCATTATACTAATTGCTGTACGTTAATTTGTTTCGATCTTACTAATAGCTGTGATTTTTGGCTTTTAACAGTAAACAATGTCGATAATGGATTCATATACATTGAAGTCTGTGTCAGATTTGCCAGCACCATTTCGTTCTGTTTTCAGTTTCAGGTACTACCAATAGCCACTTTTAACAGTATACAAGGTCGATCTGACGTGCTTACAGTTGGAATGATTACCTTAAATTCCACTTATAGTTATTAGGTCAATGCACACGACTGCGAATAGCTACTTTCTTCTTGTGATTTCGTAAGATATTGTCAAAATTTTAATTCCAGACGGTATATGCTAGGGAACTTCCCAATTTGTTTCTCATTTTCCTTGTGTCAACAAAATCCCACGTCtttcaattttttatattgCACCAGGTACAAAATGATCTCATACAGTTGGTTTATCGCTTAATTGGCTTTTACCATGTTTCTTCAACCAACATGGTGGCTTTATTAATAGAGAGTACGTTACATTTTCAGTACTTGTGTGTGTCTGTGCAGATATTTCAATTCATTGCAAAGTGAATGCTTTCCTGTATGTTTTCATTCCGATGTAAATATGGTTATTTCTGCACCAACTGGAAGTGGTAAAACAGTACTTTTTGAGCTTTGTATATTGAGGCTTCTTTCAAGGTTCATATCTGAAGGGAGGTTTATCCACATCAAGGGAACTCTAAAAACAGTAAGTCTCCAAACACAATGACACCAATGAGTTTGAAgatgtataattttattttattttttatttttttgtactCTAATTTTGTAATACAGTATATGTAGAAAAAACTTAtgctgatttttctttttccttaaaGATTATACACCCTCGTACTTGAGCTGCCTTGTAGATTTTGCAGTACATTCTGTTTTCTTAAGAAAAGTAAAAAGCATATATCCTCATACCTGAGTCACCTATTTGCTTTAACATTGATTTTTCCTGctttatgtttatgttttctCTCCACTTCAGGAAGTGATGCCCAATTTTACAGTTGTTTTTACTAATTGTTGCACAACAATATGATTCTCTTCTATCTGATTCAATTGTTGTGCTAGAAGTCTATCTGTGTTCTCACTTAATAGCATGCCAGTTACTCTCTACCTTTACCTTTTCTTCACGTGGTTTGAAGATCTACACAGCGCCGTCTAAGGCTTTAGTTCAGGAGAAGCTCAGGGATTGGAATCAGAAATTTGGATCGTGGGGAATAAACTGCTTGGAGTTGACAGGTGACAATGAATTTTACAACATAAAGACTGTACAAGAAGCAGATATTATTCTAACTACTCCTGAGGTCAGTATGCAAATTTATGGAAGGCATTGACTTCCAGTTATAACCAAATTCACATAAGAATACAGAGAGCATCTGAAAATAGAAGTATAATTCAAATCACCAATGCCTTCTCACAATTGATTGGGATGGACCACCTAAATTACAATTCATGTTCCAATTGGAAGCATGCTACTTCCAGTTTGGTTTCTTAATATATGATTgatttgtttatatatatatatatatatataatgaatttAATCATATATTAAGAAAccaaacttttatatatatatatatataatgaatttaatcatctttctttctttatgtATATTCTCAATGGCATAATTTTCTCTGTAGAAATTTGATGCTGTGACTAGATATCGAATAAAGGATGGTGGCTTGAGCTTTTTTAGTGACATTGCACTTCTACTTATTGATGAGGTTCATCTCCTGAGTGATCCACGTGGAGCAGCTTTGGAGGCAATAGTTAGTAGAATAAAAATGCTTTCTCGCAACCCTGAAATGAATTCAAGTCCTTTATCTAGTGTCCGACTTCTGGCAGTTTCAGCCACAATTCCAAACATTGAGGACATTGGTAGAACTTATATCTATGGTTGCTATTTGCTAAAGGATTTATGTTATCGGACACTTTAGTTTTTAGATCCAAGCAATGTCATTGCATAAttattcaataatttttttatgccATGTCATCAAATGAAGCTGAATGGCTCGATGTTCCGGTGCAAGGAATTAAGAGGTAACTTTTGTGCTATTCTGTGTGTGCTTCTCTTCACCTCCTATAAGCTCATTGCATATTTTGTTGCCATTATTTATAGGTTCGGAGAAGAAATGAGGCCTGTAAAGTTGACAACTAAAGTTTTTGGTAAGCCCACCTTGGTTTATCCCATATCAAAATTGTTCTCATTGAAAGCATAATTTTACTAATTTTGATGATCACAACTGACTGAAGGATCATTTCTGCATTTTCATTTCCTTCACACGATTTTAGGCATATGACAATTTTTTAGGGCTTGACTTATATAAACATTGATATACAAGTTGCTTTGTTGTCTTTTGTTGTCTTGATTTACTATGTACCTTTGCAGGCTACACACCAGCAAAGAATGATTTTCTATTTGAAAAGGTAACTGCTCAAACTATATTTCTTCCGATGAtttacttttgtttattttcGAAAGATATCCCTTATGTGGGGAAGCCAAATAACCATCATTTTTCTGATGATTCTTTCCCCTTCATTTCCAGCGCCTTCAAAACTATATTTTCGGTAAGCATAAACATGAAGACAACTTGTAATGATGATGTTAGCTTAGGAAAGAGAACATATATGATTATAACTTCCATGCAGATATTCTGATGCAATTTTCAAGAGGGCAATCTGCTCTTGTATTCTGTTCAACTAGAAAGGGAGCACAAGAAGCAGCACAGCGACTGTCTCAGATAGCAATGACCTTTGGATATTCAAATCCATTCATTAAAGACAAAGAACAACAAGAAAGGCTAAGGGAAGCTTCACTATCGTTTAGTGACAAGCAAATGCAATCTTACATCATTTATGGTGGTAAGAGACCAACTTTGAGCTATACGTATATCTAAACTCAAATTTATATCAACCAGTATACTTTAATTTGATAAGAGAATTTTAGCAGTTGGTTATCACAATGGTGGGCTTTGCTTGAAGGATCGCAGCCTTGTTGAGAATCTGTTTCTTAAGGGCGATATTCAAGTTCTGTGCACTACAAACACCCTTGCTCATGGAATCAACTTACCAGCACATACAGTTGTCATAAAATCAACACAACACTTGTATGTTAAGCACGTGTTCATTTTAACTGGACAGTTGAATTTATGAAAAACATAATCCTATTTACCTCTGATCCCTATAATCTGTATTTTGTTATAGCAACAAGGAAAAAGGTCTTTACATGGAGTACGATCGGTCCACAATACTTCAGGTGTGAAACTCCTTGTATTTTGCTTCCCATACACGCCACTATATAAgcttaaaaaatgtaaagagATCCATGAGTCTGTTATAATATTTTATGCGGTGTTTTTTGTTCATATatgaaagagagaaagagagatagagagagagagagagaaagagagagagattcgTGGATTGTTGTCTGAGGGACTAGCGAAGAAATTCCTTTGCCGCTTTAAACTGGTGTAGTATAAGTTTATAATTCAATATGCCAGGCATTGTCAGCTTCTGTTTTGTGAACCCACATAGTATGACTTGAACTCTCAGTTGCTATATCGAAAATCCATGGTGGTTTAAGGTGATCTTATTTATCCGAAGAATTTTCTTCTAGGTTTTGAAACATGTAAAGAGGCAAAATTCAATCAAAATGAAGTCGCATAATGTGGATGTCAATTGAAGCATATAAAACCAGACAAACCATTTTTTAACCAGAAATGGATAGGTGGGGAACCTGGTTCGACCGCATAACCTACATCATaacttccaaaaaaaaaaaagaaaaagacaaaaaggaagaagacaagAATGGCCTCTTCTTGAAACTGATAGTTTGATTTATGCAGATGTGTGGGAGGGCAGGTCGACCTCCATTTGATGATACAGGAATGGTTATAATCATGACTAGAAGAGAAACGGTAAATTAGTTCTTCTCTTCCTTTATTGTGTGCATTTGCTTTTAACATCCATCTATTTCCGTTCTGAACTGTAAATTCATGCTTAAATAGGTCCATCTGTACGAAAATCTCTTAAATGGATGTGAAATGGTGGAATCACAGTAAGCTCGAACCATGCAACTCCAAAATTAGTTTTGAAGCTTGGAAAGCGTTTCATATTCAGTTAATTTTCTGATTAGTTATTTCCTTTCAGATTGCTGCCATGTGTGACAGAGCACTTGACTGCAGAGGTAGTTCAATTGACTGTTTCTGATGTTGCAAGGGCAATTGAGTGGATGAAGTGCTCATTCTTATATGTGAGGATGAAAAAGGTATTATGTTTCTTAGTGATTCCAGCAGGGAATAACCTGTTTACATTTAACGACATCAAACTTTTTCATGCATCTCATGTCAGAACCCTgagaaatatgaaataaaaggaATTTCTAAAGATCGCATTGAGAAGCATGTTCAAGGTACTTTTCATACACTGGTAGAATTGTTTTTGTTTCCCCCTTTCCACTGCTCACGAATGATATGTTATGCCAGAGATATCCATTCAGAAAATAAATGAGTTATCACGCCACCAAATGATCTGGAATGGTGAAGATGCATTCCTTCTGAAACCACTAGGTACTCTAGAGCTATAGCTGAAtcttttagtttttatggataaaATTTCTAACTTCTTTCCTCTTTGGTGTATTTAGAGCCTGGAAGATTGATGACCAAGTACTATTTGAAATTTGATACAATGAAACACATTATGCAAACCCCAGAAAACTGCAGTTTGGAAGATGCACTTAATGTTATTTGCCGTGCTGAAGAACTTGCTTGTATGTGTACCTATACAATAGATATATGCCTACTACTGCTATATTAGTTGACAGAAAGAATGATATATTGAAGGGATACAACTCAGACGCAATGAGAAGAAGCTTCTAAATGATATCAACATTGATAAAGGTAGCCGGCTTCGCTTTCACGTAAATGGTGATAAGGGGAAACGGAAAAGGCGTATCCAGTCTAGAGAGGAAAAGATATTTGTATTGGCAAATGATTGCTTGACTGGGGATCCTTCAGTTCGTGATTTATCTCTAACCCAGGTTTTTATTTTGTGGACTATTGAACGTTATGATTATACATCATTGTAAGGTCCTTAATTATGGAAATTAACACCTGCTGTTTGCACCTAGGACCTTAATTCTATATGTTCAAATGGGAGTAGAATTGCCAAGTGCATGAaagaatattttattttcaagaAGAACTATAGAGGAGCTATGAACTCAATCCTTCTAGCCAAATCATTGTATCAGAAACTCTGGGATGACAGTCCATACTTGCTGAAGCAATTATCTGGCATCGGAATGGTCACTGCAAAGGTTTAATAGATCTGTCTTGTgtaaacttttctttttctcttttgaaTTCTTGTGGTCTGGGATGCTTCTCTTCTATGTTTATGCTTTCAGGCTCTACATTCGATGGGAATTAAATCATTTGATGCACTAGCTGAGGCTGATCCAAGGAGAATTGAGATAGTGACTGGTCGAAAATTCCCATTTGGGAACCATATCAAGGATTCTCTCTTGTCATTACCTCCAAAAGTAAACATTTCTATTGAGGAAACTGTTTGCCGGAGGCAGGGAAAGTCCAAACTATTAGTGACACTGTCTAGGTTATCACAACCCATCCAATCAGCTAAACGACATTATGCTGACATGGTATGCTAAGCTCAGTAGTTTTTCTCTAGTTACTTCAACTCTTGCTACTGTATATACAATATAACGGAAAGCACAAATAAGATTTCTCTGTTAGAATTGTTTTTTGTTTCAAAGAATGGAACCTGAGCGCTGTGTTCTTTTGTTACAGATTGTTGGTGCAGAAGAAGATAACCTGATTCATTTTCATGAGAAAATAAGGTGATGCCTATTTCTTTTACATtattaaacaaataaatttcTATTCCAGCAATCCAGCCATTCAAGAATAATAAGGGATTTGTTCCTAAAAGATATTCTTATATGCCCATGAATTTCCCACTACTTTGAAATTTGAACAGGAAAACTTTCGAAGTATAAATGACATTCTTTTTAATTCTACATAAATATTACTTTTTTCCAGTCACTTATGTTTAATTTTGACTTGGTTGGAACAGGGTTGATGAGTTCACCAGGTAGAGAAACTTGAACCCTTTCCTATGTTTTATCATTCCTCCTACAAGATATAACCTAAATAGTTTATAATTTTTACGTGTAAATAAGTTCTAGACTAAGTCATAATGATCTCCAGAAGCAATATGTAACCATGAATTAGAAACTCCGATTCTAATCGTTGGTAAAGATAAATGTTGTAGACAAGACATAATGATATTATGAGAGAAATATCTTAACAACGCCTTTTTCCATTGCgatcttaaaaataaaaaacattttattCATCCAATAAGTAGTTGATCAGAAATATCAAAACTATTATGCAATAATTTTACTATGGAAAATCAGATCAGAGTTTTAGGAGCTGAAGCTTATCATATGACTGTTTGTTTATAAGTTAAAGCAGAATGTTCAGTGAACCGTTATGTCATTCACTGTTTTTAAAAGATGATTTTCGTTGCAGCCCATATAAAGCAACAATTCTCCTGTCAATTCCCCAGAAGCACAAGCTGACAGTCAAGGCTGATCTTATTTTTGAAGAATACAGTAAAAACCTTGTCATTATGTGTGTAATATTCAAATTTGTTAGATGTTTGAGTTGTTTTCACTTGTTTTGATGTTCCTGCAGTTGGTCTTGATTTACATGAGAAACGTGTACTGATAAAGGACAACAGTCTAGACATGAATTACAATCGCGGACTTAGGCAGCCTTCTTATTTTCCTCCACCTCAGAAAGTTTTTGTCATAGAAGATGACAATGAAATTCCATCTTATCCTTCTGATGGAAAGACTTGCAATTTGACAAAATCTGGAGCACAAAACAACTCGATGTGAGAATTTGTTCTACTGACAATCTGTATATGGAGTTTGTTCCCTGATATTAAAGCTGCAATACTAAAAATTTTGATCCATCAGATCAGATGCAATCATGTCTGACTAcatgttttctttctttcactTGCAAAGTTGCAAGATTTTTGTCCAAGTATTAATAAAACCTTTCAATATCTCCTTACAGGCCCAGTTTTGA
The sequence above is drawn from the Euphorbia lathyris chromosome 6, ddEupLath1.1, whole genome shotgun sequence genome and encodes:
- the LOC136232818 gene encoding DExH-box ATP-dependent RNA helicase DExH17 isoform X2, which produces MSIMDSYTLKSVSDLPAPFRSVFSFRYFNSLQSECFPVCFHSDVNMVISAPTGSGKTVLFELCILRLLSRFISEGRFIHIKGTLKTIYTAPSKALVQEKLRDWNQKFGSWGINCLELTGDNEFYNIKTVQEADIILTTPEKFDAVTRYRIKDGGLSFFSDIALLLIDEVHLLSDPRGAALEAIVSRIKMLSRNPEMNSSPLSSVRLLAVSATIPNIEDIAEWLDVPVQGIKRFGEEMRPVKLTTKVFGYTPAKNDFLFEKRLQNYIFDILMQFSRGQSALVFCSTRKGAQEAAQRLSQIAMTFGYSNPFIKDKEQQERLREASLSFSDKQMQSYIIYGVGYHNGGLCLKDRSLVENLFLKGDIQVLCTTNTLAHGINLPAHTVVIKSTQHFNKEKGLYMEYDRSTILQMCGRAGRPPFDDTGMVIIMTRRETVHLYENLLNGCEMVESQLLPCVTEHLTAEVVQLTVSDVARAIEWMKCSFLYVRMKKNPEKYEIKGISKDRIEKHVQEISIQKINELSRHQMIWNGEDAFLLKPLEPGRLMTKYYLKFDTMKHIMQTPENCSLEDALNVICRAEELAWIQLRRNEKKLLNDINIDKGSRLRFHVNGDKGKRKRRIQSREEKIFVLANDCLTGDPSVRDLSLTQDLNSICSNGSRIAKCMKEYFIFKKNYRGAMNSILLAKSLYQKLWDDSPYLLKQLSGIGMVTAKALHSMGIKSFDALAEADPRRIEIVTGRKFPFGNHIKDSLLSLPPKVNISIEETVCRRQGKSKLLVTLSRLSQPIQSAKRHYADMIVGAEEDNLIHFHEKISPYKATILLSIPQKHKLTVKADLIFEEYIGLDLHEKRVLIKDNSLDMNYNRGLRQPSYFPPPQKVFVIEDDNEIPSYPSDGKTCNLTKSGAQNNSMPSFELLNEELGEDDHAVEMNADNCRILSEQEIFDHIREKAKNFPLFTPLRTACSPLTEAIVFKRKHRREKDLELDVIEVSEGSGISQHFPNLTSDIRESKRSVHINNYLHPKHVTAAGNLVTSNVKNDKGEHISQSETSQVKRLTEETTFSHIREKADNFPGLTRTLQTGSSILTRELLSEDQTELRNATIVSDLEPGGTVMNGCGKAKENEFTYETNESWSIPWKVSSTNDDPSSVQILSYDISMVKDNTRTQNSGRSDEYSSKKNYSPNGAKRQCCSLAMDPFIGFESVFSFL